The proteins below are encoded in one region of Deinococcus fonticola:
- a CDS encoding P1 family peptidase, translated as MTSDSEPRRRFREYGLSVGLLPPGPLNAITDVPGVRVGQVTLMEGEGVRTGVTALVPHGGNIFQERVPAGIAVGNGFGKLAGITQVHELGELETPIVLTNTLSVAAGLAGLIEWTLRQPGNEDVRSVNAVVGETNDGLLNDIRARVVTPEHVLNALEIAAEFVEEGAVGAGAGTVCFGWKGGIGTGSRRLDIAGEPYTLGTLVQTNYGGHLHICGVPIDLPPPAQNTGDGSVMIVLATDAPLSDRNLTRLAKRAFLALGRTGSYMANSSGDYAIAFSTSEKVRRGRQKSAVQHTADLPNDLMTPLFQAAVEATEEAIYNSLFKAHTVTGQGGKTIHALPIPEVLERVTHPPRSHP; from the coding sequence ATGACCAGCGATTCTGAGCCTCGTCGCCGTTTCCGCGAGTACGGGTTGAGCGTGGGCTTGTTGCCGCCCGGCCCGCTGAATGCCATTACGGACGTGCCGGGCGTACGCGTCGGCCAGGTCACGCTTATGGAGGGGGAGGGGGTGCGCACAGGCGTCACCGCCCTGGTGCCACACGGTGGAAACATCTTTCAGGAGCGCGTTCCGGCCGGAATTGCGGTAGGCAACGGGTTCGGGAAACTGGCCGGAATCACCCAGGTTCACGAACTGGGCGAACTGGAAACGCCCATTGTTCTGACCAATACCCTGAGCGTCGCGGCAGGTCTGGCGGGGCTGATCGAATGGACGCTCAGGCAACCCGGCAACGAGGATGTGCGCAGCGTGAACGCCGTGGTGGGCGAAACGAACGACGGACTCTTGAACGACATCCGTGCCCGCGTCGTCACACCAGAGCATGTCCTGAATGCTCTTGAAATCGCTGCTGAATTCGTCGAGGAAGGCGCCGTGGGCGCCGGCGCGGGCACGGTCTGCTTCGGCTGGAAAGGCGGAATCGGCACGGGTTCCCGGCGACTGGACATTGCTGGCGAGCCGTACACGCTGGGCACCCTGGTGCAGACGAATTACGGCGGCCATCTGCACATCTGCGGCGTCCCGATTGACCTGCCCCCGCCTGCCCAGAACACTGGGGACGGCTCCGTGATGATCGTTCTCGCCACGGACGCTCCCCTGTCCGACCGAAATTTAACGCGACTGGCGAAACGCGCGTTCCTGGCTCTGGGACGTACTGGATCGTACATGGCCAACAGTTCCGGCGATTACGCTATCGCTTTCAGCACCAGCGAGAAAGTGCGCCGTGGCCGTCAAAAGTCAGCCGTTCAGCACACGGCCGACCTTCCAAACGACCTCATGACCCCGCTGTTTCAGGCGGCCGTGGAAGCGACGGAGGAAGCCATTTACAACTCTTTGTTTAAAGCTCACACCGTCACGGGACAGGGCGGAAAAACCATCCACGCTCTGCCCATTCCAGAGGTGCTGGAGCGCGTGACCCACCCTCCACGATCCCACCCATAA
- the coaBC gene encoding bifunctional phosphopantothenoylcysteine decarboxylase/phosphopantothenate--cysteine ligase CoaBC — MSAAGKSVLVIVAGSIAAVKAPAVLRRLREQGAQTQVLATRAALAFITELSLATAAGTPVATDETWFSPRADAQHLTLGKVDAVVIVGASAELLARAAGGHGSDLASATLLSVQCPVLWVPAMNERMWGHPAVQANVATVRGWGHGFLGPAVGAFGTAGEGSGVGRMSEPEEIAARVLELLGGPGDVDVSPIQAIQDMRGLRVVVSAGPTREYLDPVRFISNPSSGKMGFAVAQEARDRGAQVTLVTGPVNLADPAGVRVVRIESALQLRDEVVGAAESADIVVMTAAVADYRAAELATEKQAKVAGDVTVHLTPNPDILAELGRNKGERVLVGFAMETHAGVERAAGKAQRKNADFILLNYPTREGTAFGGDDNEVTLVRADGSHEDWPRMSKREVARKLLDAALQVKQKAAPG, encoded by the coding sequence ATGAGCGCAGCGGGAAAGTCGGTTCTGGTGATCGTGGCAGGCAGCATCGCGGCGGTGAAGGCCCCGGCAGTGCTGCGGCGGCTGCGCGAGCAGGGGGCCCAGACACAGGTGCTGGCCACGCGGGCGGCCCTGGCGTTCATCACGGAGTTGAGCCTGGCCACGGCGGCGGGCACACCAGTAGCGACCGATGAGACGTGGTTCTCGCCGCGAGCGGACGCCCAGCATCTGACGCTGGGCAAGGTGGACGCCGTGGTAATCGTGGGCGCGTCGGCGGAACTGCTGGCGCGCGCGGCGGGCGGGCATGGCAGTGATCTGGCATCGGCGACCCTGCTCAGTGTGCAGTGTCCGGTGCTGTGGGTGCCGGCCATGAATGAGCGCATGTGGGGGCATCCGGCGGTGCAGGCGAACGTGGCGACGGTGCGGGGCTGGGGGCATGGGTTCCTGGGGCCGGCGGTGGGCGCGTTCGGCACAGCGGGCGAGGGCAGCGGCGTGGGCCGCATGAGTGAACCCGAGGAGATCGCAGCGCGGGTGCTGGAACTGCTCGGCGGGCCGGGTGACGTTGACGTTTCCCCAATTCAGGCGATTCAGGACATGCGCGGCCTGCGCGTGGTGGTCTCGGCGGGGCCGACGCGGGAGTACCTTGACCCGGTGCGCTTCATCAGTAACCCCAGCAGTGGAAAGATGGGGTTTGCGGTGGCCCAGGAGGCGCGTGACCGTGGCGCGCAGGTGACGCTGGTGACCGGCCCGGTCAACCTGGCTGACCCGGCAGGCGTGCGGGTGGTGCGGATCGAGTCGGCCCTGCAACTCCGGGATGAGGTGGTGGGGGCAGCCGAGTCGGCAGATATCGTGGTGATGACGGCGGCGGTGGCGGATTACCGCGCGGCGGAACTGGCCACGGAAAAGCAGGCGAAGGTGGCGGGGGACGTGACTGTTCACCTGACCCCGAATCCGGACATTCTGGCGGAACTGGGCCGCAACAAGGGTGAACGCGTGCTGGTGGGGTTTGCGATGGAAACGCACGCGGGCGTGGAGCGGGCGGCGGGCAAAGCGCAGCGCAAGAACGCGGATTTCATTCTGCTGAATTACCCCACGCGCGAAGGTACGGCTTTCGGCGGGGACGACAACGAAGTGACGCTGGTGCGCGCAGACGGTTCGCATGAGGACTGGCCGCGCATGAGTAAACGTGAAGTGGCGCGGAAGTTGCTCGACGCGGCGCTGCAGGTGAAGCAGAAAGCCGCTCCAGGTTGA
- the argR gene encoding arginine repressor, producing MLSKEQRQKRIQEIIARESVSTQADLVNFLQKEGIHVTQATISRDINELRLVRLPIGKGRHRYALAQYGAHADVEEQVARLFQNFVNDVDRGENMLVIRTAEGHASGVALLLDRWRRDDIVGTIAGEDTIFVVARTTEEGEALMEELHALMLG from the coding sequence ATGCTCAGCAAGGAACAACGTCAGAAACGAATTCAGGAAATTATTGCGCGCGAAAGCGTGTCCACGCAGGCCGACCTGGTCAATTTCCTTCAGAAGGAAGGCATTCACGTGACGCAGGCGACCATCAGCCGCGACATCAACGAGCTGCGGCTGGTTCGCCTGCCCATCGGCAAGGGCCGGCACCGTTACGCGCTGGCGCAGTACGGCGCCCACGCCGACGTGGAGGAGCAGGTGGCGCGGCTTTTTCAGAATTTCGTGAATGACGTCGATCGTGGGGAGAACATGCTGGTGATTCGCACGGCGGAGGGACACGCTTCAGGGGTGGCCCTGCTGCTCGACCGCTGGCGGCGGGACGACATCGTGGGCACCATTGCCGGGGAAGACACGATTTTCGTGGTGGCCCGCACCACCGAGGAAGGCGAGGCGCTCATGGAGGAACTGCACGCACTGATGCTGGGGTAA
- a CDS encoding sensor histidine kinase — translation MTLRWRLTLLYTALLAFLLGLVAVAALVLMNRNLIGTLDATLGDEYRAVEKLIGQLALTSMKTGAERDAEGVIPRARYLFPNDAIQIENLGVYDRQTLIDGLAANQPGARRAALIQGVRTIQKYSRTTVTGISDQHPFILTDDELVNLVQSPGGRIIVNRTVKPPYSKAGTLVPYRVLVTIGEMQLEPVSAAPIDLKPPSSYVISYVGRSLQPIQQTMTSLQRVFLLLFLSGLLLSGVGAYFLAGQALRPLRQVRQAAEGISGQNLGERVPEPQTGDEVQALAASLNAMLGRLEASFEAQRRFTSDASHELRTPVTAIQGHASYLLRRTNPSGQQAESLRIIQSESERLTNLIASLLQLARSDSGALQMTLQPIFSLMFLTDVARELEPLATAQDSTLTTSGQDVPFEGDPDRLRQVIINLVGNALKAGAKTVTLASTPQEGGQEVRLSVCDDGPGIPPEHLERLFDRFYRVEDSRSRDQGGAGLGLSIAKGIVDAHHGRIWLESEPGTGTTVHVQLPIGNIPEFDDEDVP, via the coding sequence CTGGGCCTGGTGGCCGTGGCCGCACTGGTCTTGATGAACCGCAACCTGATCGGCACGCTGGACGCCACGCTGGGCGACGAATACCGCGCCGTCGAGAAACTGATCGGGCAACTAGCCCTGACCTCCATGAAGACCGGGGCGGAACGGGACGCCGAGGGGGTTATCCCGCGCGCGCGCTACCTGTTCCCCAACGACGCCATTCAGATCGAGAACCTGGGCGTGTATGACCGACAGACCCTGATCGACGGCCTGGCCGCCAACCAGCCTGGCGCCCGCCGCGCCGCGCTGATCCAGGGCGTGCGCACCATCCAGAAGTACTCGCGCACCACCGTGACCGGCATCAGCGACCAGCATCCCTTCATCCTGACGGACGATGAACTGGTGAACCTGGTGCAGTCTCCCGGCGGGCGCATCATCGTCAACAGAACCGTCAAACCGCCGTACAGCAAGGCCGGAACGCTGGTGCCGTACCGCGTGCTGGTCACCATCGGTGAAATGCAGCTGGAACCCGTCAGTGCGGCTCCCATCGACCTGAAACCGCCGTCCAGCTACGTGATCTCCTACGTGGGCCGCAGCCTCCAGCCCATTCAGCAGACCATGACCTCGCTGCAACGCGTCTTTTTGCTGCTGTTCCTCAGTGGCCTCCTGCTGAGTGGCGTGGGCGCGTACTTCCTGGCCGGGCAGGCGCTGCGCCCCCTGCGGCAGGTCAGGCAGGCTGCCGAGGGCATCAGCGGGCAGAACCTGGGCGAACGCGTGCCCGAACCCCAGACCGGCGACGAGGTGCAGGCGCTGGCCGCCTCGCTGAACGCCATGCTGGGTCGCCTGGAAGCCAGCTTCGAGGCCCAGCGGCGCTTCACCAGTGACGCCAGCCACGAACTGCGCACGCCCGTCACCGCCATTCAGGGCCACGCCAGCTATCTGCTGCGGCGCACCAACCCCAGCGGGCAACAGGCCGAGAGCCTGAGGATCATCCAGAGCGAATCCGAACGCCTCACCAACCTGATCGCCAGCCTGCTGCAACTTGCCCGCTCCGACAGCGGCGCCCTGCAAATGACGCTGCAACCCATCTTCTCACTGATGTTTCTCACCGACGTGGCCCGCGAACTCGAACCGCTCGCCACTGCCCAGGACAGCACCCTGACCACCAGCGGGCAGGACGTGCCCTTCGAGGGCGACCCGGACAGGCTGCGCCAGGTCATCATCAACCTGGTCGGCAACGCCCTGAAAGCCGGCGCAAAAACTGTCACGCTGGCCAGCACCCCGCAGGAGGGCGGCCAGGAAGTGCGCCTCAGCGTGTGCGACGACGGCCCCGGCATTCCCCCCGAACACCTGGAACGCCTGTTCGACCGCTTCTACCGCGTCGAGGATAGCCGCAGCCGCGACCAGGGCGGCGCCGGCCTCGGGTTATCGATCGCCAAGGGCATCGTGGACGCCCACCACGGGCGTATCTGGCTGGAAAGCGAACCCGGCACCGGTACCACTGTCCACGTGCAGCTGCCCATTGGGAACATCCCCGAATTTGACGACGAGGACGTTCCGTAG